The proteins below are encoded in one region of Takifugu rubripes chromosome 1, fTakRub1.2, whole genome shotgun sequence:
- the arhgap17a gene encoding rho GTPase-activating protein 17a isoform X3, translating to MLAEKTEVLSDDLLQIERRMELVRVVSHNTHKRMVSCLQGHIGTDAEKRHSVPRLYTGNGQKKLPLTSLSQAMVEGGNQLGEDSLIGKMMEVCGEAENRLASELMHHELQIEKDVLDPLSQLAEVDVPNILKQRKQLAKLVLDYDSARARWLQATKSIISGTNTQALTAKADLLKEEMDEAMNKVELCKDQLAADMYSFSSKEGEYALYFVTLLEAQADYHRKSLTVLENVLPTIQAQQDSWTEKPAFGTGLDEHLKRSGREIALPIEACVMMLLETGMKEEGLFRIAAGASKLKKLKAALDCSTSQLEEFYSDPHAVAGALKSYLRELPEPLMTHLLYDEWIQASSVSDPDKRLQALWVVCNKLPKNNKTNLRYLVRFLSKLAHDSEANKMTPSNIAIVLGPNLLWAKTEGSLAEMAAATSVHVVAIVEPIIQHADWFFPEEVDFNVSGMFAMPAPTSNHNNHADYDCGTIERKRPQSMVGTDSDVARKDNSSTKHSDHTLRRGSTTLGRKQHTSPAFQPPLPPVEAPGQGHGAGQVPSAESQPQPQPPPGGSGPDACQNSLQQGLGALAAAQQVLAQHTEELSNQKGRDATPAPTPLLQRNGSGGGGGQAGGQVGSGTPGAGTMGPSPHMVRRGTKKQAPAPPKPLNPPPNQPCNSANPPSSSSQPFSPSPRPLSNQSPTSPTSPPPQPCATPRRHSNNQPLIQAPSHPPPEPPTQPASPGQSSGDQQITDPSPPGTPTPPGTPPPSTNTQDVAVPPSPYQFGSLPRPRPVPKPRSRPNIPPPPQPTAPASDTNGICATTYKMMDPAMSFKGLSRAFVPELAVDQQLLTVSSCTLHLPKDCDLDTESTVL from the exons ATCGAACGGCGCATGGAGTTGGTACGTGTGGtgtcccacaacacacacaagagGATGGTATCATGTCTACAGGGACACATCGGCACCGATGCAGAAAAGAGACAC TCCGTACCACGCCTCTATACAGGAAATGGTCAG AAAAAGCTTCCTTTGACCTCATTATCCCAGGCGATGGTGGAAGGTGGGAACCAGCTGGGGGAAGACTCCTTGATAGG GAAAATGATGGAAGTGTGTGGCGAGGCAGAGAACCGTCTGGCGTCAGAGCTGATGCACCATGAGTTGCAAATAGAGAAGGATGTCCTGGATCCTCTTAGCCAGCTAGCAGAG GTGGACGTTCCAAACATCCTGAAGCAGAGGAAACAGCTGGCAAAGCTGGTGCTGGACTACGATTCTGCCAGAGCAAG GTGGTTGCAGGCGACCAAGTCAATAATCTCAGGAACAAACACTCAAGCACTGACGGCCAAGGCTGACCTACTCAAGGAAGAGATGGATGAGGCCATGAATAAAGTGGAGCTCTGCAAG GATCAGCTCGCTGCAGACATGTACAGTTTTTCCTCAAAAGAGGGGGAGTATGCCCTCTACTTTGTAACA CTCTTGGAAGCTCAGGCAGATTACCACAGAAAGTCTCTGACAGTTTTGGAAAACGTTTTGCCAACCATCCAGGCTCAGCAAG atTCATGGACAGAGAAGCCTGCGTTTGGCACTGGCCTGGATGAACATCTGAAAAGGAGTGGGCGGGAGATCGCACTGCCGATAGAAGCCTGCGTCATGATGCTGCTAGAGACCGGCATGAAGGAAGAG GGACTATTCAGAATCGCAGCAGGAGCATCaaagctgaagaagctgaaggctGCCCTGGACTGTTCAACGTCCCAGTTGGAAGAGTTCTATTCTGACCCCCATGCTGTTGCTG GAGCGCTCAAGTCCTACCTGAGGGAACTGCCTGAACCTCTGATGACTCACCTGCTTTACGATGAATGGATTCAGGCCTCAAG tGTGTCCGACCCAGACAAGAGGCTCCAGGCACTTTGGGTTGTGTGTAATAAGCTACCAAAGAACAACAAAACCAACCTGAG ATATTTGGTGAGGTTTTTGTCCAAGCTGGCTCACGACAGCGAAGCAAACAAGATGACGCCCAGCAACATCGCCATCGTGCTGGGACCCAACCTGCTGTGGGCCAAGACTGAGGG GAGTCTGGCTGAGATGGCAGCAGCTACTTCTGTGCATGTTGTGGCCATCGTGGAGCCCATAATCCAGCATGCTGACTGGTTCTTTCCTGAGG AGGTGGACTTTAATGTGTCCGGCATGTTTGCGATGCCCGCACCGACATCCAACCACAACAATCACGCGGACTACGACTGCGGAACGATCGAGAGGAAGAGGCCTCAGAGTATGGTGGGAACGGACAGCGACGTGGCACGTAAAGACAA CTCCTCTACTAAACACTCGGATCACACCCTCCGTAGAGGCAGTACTACCCTAGGTAGAAAGCAGCACACCTCACCCGCCTTCCAGCCTCCTTTACCCCCCGTGGAGGCTCCAGGGCAGGGGCATGGGGCCGGGCAGGTCCCCTCAGCTGAGTCCCAGCCCCAGCCACAACCTCCTCCTGGGGGTTCAGGACCTGATGCTTGCCAAAATAGCTTGCAACAGGGGTTGGGTGCTCTGGCCGCTGCTCAGCAGGTCCTCGCCCAGCACACAGAAGAGCTCAG CAACCAGAAAGGGAGGGACGCCACTCCTGCCCCGACACCTCTGCTCCAGAGAAATGGctccggaggaggagggggtcagGCTGGGGGCCAGGTGGGCTCTGGAACTCCTGGGGCTGGAACAATGGGACCCAGTCCCCATATGGTGCGCAGAG GTACCAAAAAGCAagcccctgccccccccaaacCATTAAACCCACCACCCAACCAGCCTTGCAATTCAGCCaaccccccctcttcctcctcccaacCTTTCAGCCCAAGTCCCAGACCCCTGAGTAACCAGTCCCCTACATCACCCACTTCTCCACCCCCACAGCCATGTGCCACACCCAGACGTCACTCTAATAACCAGCCCCTAATTCAGGCACCCAGTCATCCACCACCAGAGCCTCCTACACAGCCTGCATCTCCAGGTCAGTCCAGCGGGGACCAGCAGATCACTGACCCCTCACCTCCTGGCACCCCCACACCTCCAGGCACGCCTCCGCCCTCTACTAACACCCAGGATGTAGCAGTACCTCCATCTCCTTACCAGTTTGGCTCACTTCCCCGGCCTCGGCCTGTCCCCAAACCCCGCAGCAGACCCAATATCCCACCTCCGCCACAGCCCACAGCCCCAGCGAGTGACACCAATGGGATCTGTGCCACCACTTACAAGATGATGG ACCCAGCGATGTCTTTCAAAGGGCTGAGTCGAGCTTTCGTCCCTGAGCTCGCTGTAGACCAGCAGCTtttgactgtctcctcctgcaccCTGCATCTTCCCAAAGACTGTGACTTGGACACGGAGAGCACCGTCCTATAA